One stretch of Paenibacillus sp. FSL R5-0341 DNA includes these proteins:
- a CDS encoding serine hydrolase domain-containing protein: MIQQEKMNVVKRTVTKRTSIAALTLVLTMLAPLSAMAAPAVMNNNSKLTYETTKKAVIEKAKLLTETYGTTSLQYALIDGGEIVVSGQTGKNDLNDKVPLTSNTIYGIGSTSKMMLTAAVMKLVDEGKIDLDVPVVNYMPDFKMKDNRYKQITPRMLLNHSSGLLGSSFNNATLYGDNDTYSHDTLLEQLANQNLKADPGAYSVYSNDGFTLAEILVERVSGMGYTAFIHKYFTEPLDMNHTKTPQDVVNPTEMAGIYSPFYAGQLPKENYNIIATGGLYSTAEDLVKFSRIFTGEVKGILSSKSVQAMEQEEYKRGMWSEDSDTLMSYGLGWDSVNLFPFNEYGIKAVMKGGDTLSYQSSLTVLPEHNMAAAVISSGGSSLTNQFIANELLLSALEEKGVITERKPEKSFGVPVKAEMPMEISKFAGIYGGNNSVTKIKINPAGQLTVSSLTAPSNPAQEYTYTADGTFVNDEGTEKLKFVVEKNGNTYLWSRSYISVPGLGQLAFSEYNAEKLEANELSKEVTAAWEKRDGKKYYLVNEKYTSMVYLNASSILPIQLNQENPGYMSNNKIIGANEAVNPLQIPGTAGRDTMAIHFSKKDGGEYLTALGYVYASEELVKPIYPGKQSATTIQADGYAKWFSVPVNAKGKVMTVKIPANSAFAVYDQTGICINYTVVSGKNEVVLPENGRIVFAGEAGSRFEILLKK, from the coding sequence ATGATACAACAAGAGAAAATGAACGTGGTCAAGAGAACAGTCACAAAACGAACTTCAATTGCAGCTTTAACTCTAGTGTTAACCATGTTAGCCCCGTTATCTGCCATGGCCGCACCGGCTGTCATGAATAACAACAGTAAACTTACGTATGAGACAACGAAGAAAGCCGTGATCGAAAAAGCCAAATTACTGACTGAGACGTACGGTACGACGAGTCTGCAATATGCACTCATCGATGGTGGAGAGATTGTGGTGTCTGGTCAAACGGGCAAGAACGATCTAAACGATAAGGTGCCTCTTACTTCGAACACCATCTATGGTATCGGTTCAACCAGTAAAATGATGCTTACTGCCGCTGTAATGAAGCTGGTTGACGAAGGCAAAATCGATTTGGATGTGCCTGTTGTGAACTATATGCCTGACTTTAAAATGAAAGATAACCGATACAAACAGATCACACCCCGCATGTTGCTAAATCATTCCTCCGGTCTTCTGGGAAGTTCATTCAACAATGCCACCTTGTACGGAGATAATGACACGTATTCACATGATACATTACTGGAGCAATTGGCGAATCAAAACCTGAAGGCAGATCCCGGCGCATACTCCGTCTACAGCAACGATGGCTTTACATTAGCCGAGATTTTGGTCGAAAGAGTTAGTGGCATGGGTTATACCGCATTTATACACAAGTATTTTACGGAGCCTTTGGATATGAATCATACCAAGACGCCACAGGATGTGGTTAACCCGACAGAAATGGCGGGAATCTATTCCCCTTTTTATGCGGGACAACTTCCAAAAGAGAATTATAATATCATCGCGACTGGAGGTCTGTATTCCACCGCTGAAGATCTGGTCAAATTCTCACGAATCTTCACGGGAGAGGTCAAGGGCATTCTTTCCAGTAAGTCTGTACAAGCTATGGAGCAAGAAGAGTATAAAAGAGGCATGTGGTCAGAGGATAGCGATACGCTTATGTCTTACGGGTTAGGGTGGGATAGTGTGAATTTGTTCCCATTCAATGAATACGGCATAAAGGCTGTTATGAAAGGCGGAGATACGTTATCTTATCAGTCTTCATTAACGGTACTCCCGGAACACAACATGGCTGCAGCCGTAATCTCTTCGGGCGGGTCGAGCTTAACCAATCAATTCATTGCGAATGAATTATTACTCAGCGCACTTGAGGAAAAGGGAGTTATTACAGAACGGAAGCCGGAAAAATCATTTGGCGTACCCGTGAAGGCAGAAATGCCTATGGAAATCTCCAAGTTTGCAGGTATATATGGTGGCAATAATTCAGTTACGAAGATCAAAATAAATCCGGCTGGACAACTGACTGTATCTTCACTTACTGCTCCGAGCAATCCGGCTCAAGAATACACCTATACAGCAGATGGTACTTTTGTTAACGACGAAGGTACAGAAAAGTTGAAATTCGTTGTGGAGAAAAACGGGAATACCTACCTGTGGTCTCGATCTTATATATCCGTTCCAGGGCTCGGACAGCTGGCTTTCTCAGAATATAATGCGGAGAAGCTTGAAGCCAATGAATTATCCAAAGAGGTTACGGCCGCATGGGAAAAGCGTGATGGTAAAAAATATTACCTGGTGAATGAGAAATACACATCCATGGTCTATCTCAATGCTTCATCAATCCTGCCTATTCAGCTGAATCAAGAGAATCCAGGCTATATGTCCAATAATAAGATTATTGGAGCAAATGAAGCAGTTAATCCATTACAAATTCCGGGTACTGCCGGACGCGATACGATGGCCATTCATTTCTCTAAAAAGGACGGAGGAGAGTATCTTACAGCTTTGGGTTATGTATACGCCAGTGAGGAACTTGTAAAACCCATCTATCCGGGTAAACAATCCGCAACAACCATTCAAGCAGATGGATACGCTAAATGGTTTTCGGTACCAGTGAATGCGAAAGGAAAAGTCATGACGGTGAAAATACCCGCAAATAGCGCCTTTGCCGTATACGACCAGACGGGAATTTGTATCAATTACACCGTGGTCAGCGGTAAGAACGAAGTTGTCTTACCGGAAAACGGCCGTATTGTATTTGCAGGTGAGGCTGGCTCCCGATTTGAAATTTTATTAAAAAAGTAA
- a CDS encoding alpha/beta hydrolase: MMKKILIILLKIFGAIVIAIALFIATVFIVNVFSNKSEEGKIKPYGQSVAVDGKNMNVLIQGKGEETVVLLPGYGTPAPALDFKPLIDELSPFYKVVVIEPFGYGLSDVTEKERTTENMVNEIHEALQQLNIHHYTLMGHSISGIYGLDYVNKYPNEVSAFVGIDSSVPTQGGNDDPFPTETYKLLKKSGFYRLLMKLAPDQLIAPNVDDETREQIRILSLKNTFNPNNLNEGENFGPNFKAAENLSFPKDLPVIFFLQANDTETEGWIPLHEEQVKDSVHGKVMTFEGDHYLHHTRSKEMVQEYRKFMSEIK, from the coding sequence ATGATGAAAAAAATATTAATCATTTTGCTCAAAATATTCGGAGCCATTGTTATCGCTATTGCATTATTTATTGCCACTGTTTTTATCGTTAATGTGTTTAGCAATAAATCGGAGGAAGGGAAGATAAAACCCTATGGTCAGTCCGTAGCGGTTGACGGGAAAAACATGAATGTGTTAATTCAAGGAAAAGGCGAAGAAACGGTCGTATTACTTCCCGGATATGGAACACCAGCCCCAGCCCTTGATTTTAAACCGCTAATTGATGAGCTATCGCCATTTTACAAAGTTGTTGTCATTGAGCCTTTCGGTTATGGATTAAGTGATGTAACTGAAAAAGAGCGTACAACTGAAAATATGGTTAATGAAATTCACGAAGCGTTACAGCAGCTTAATATTCATCATTACACGCTCATGGGTCACTCCATTTCAGGAATTTACGGACTGGATTATGTAAACAAATATCCAAACGAAGTAAGTGCCTTTGTCGGGATTGATAGCAGCGTTCCAACGCAGGGTGGTAATGATGATCCATTTCCAACCGAAACGTACAAACTGCTTAAAAAATCAGGATTCTACCGATTGTTAATGAAACTGGCCCCTGATCAATTGATTGCACCTAACGTTGATGATGAAACCAGAGAACAAATTAGAATACTTTCACTCAAAAATACGTTTAATCCGAACAACCTGAATGAAGGCGAAAATTTCGGTCCTAATTTCAAAGCAGCTGAGAACTTGTCCTTCCCCAAAGATCTTCCTGTGATTTTCTTTTTACAAGCGAATGATACGGAAACGGAAGGATGGATTCCCTTGCATGAAGAGCAAGTCAAAGATTCTGTGCATGGAAAAGTGATGACATTCGAGGGAGATCATTATTTGCATCACACCCGATCCAAAGAAATGGTTCAAGAATATAGGAAGTTTATGAGTGAGATAAAGTAG
- a CDS encoding ABC transporter ATP-binding protein, giving the protein MIRRFFSYYRPYKKLFLIDFGCAVLAGLLELAFPLAVSKFINELLPGQDWPLIMLACVVLLSIYALNTVLNYVVTYWGHMLGINIETNMREKMFAHLQKLSFRFFDNRKTGHLIGHLTNDLNDIGEVAHHGPEDVFIAVMTLIGSFWLMANINLELALLTFIIIPIMAWVIIVFGGRMTKTYRRLFGDVGNFNARIEDNVGGMRVVQSFANEEHEKELFAVDNQNFRKTKLLAYKTMAKSISVSYMMMRLVTVFVMISGAWFYIDGRINMGDFMAFLLLSNIFFRPIEKINAVIESYPKGIAGFKRYLEIIDTEPEIADSKNAVEFESVKGDIRFENVSFGYESSRRILSDISLSVRPGETVAFVGPSGAGKTTICSLLPRFYEVEEGRITVDGVDIRDVKLQSLRKHIGIVQQDVFLFSGTIKENIAYGDLRATDEQIWDAARRASLEELILTLPDGMDTVIGERGVKLSGGQKQRLSIARMFLKNPPILILDEATSALDTETEALIQQSLAELSVGRTTLVIAHRLTTIKNADRIIVVNTDGIAEQGNHEELVAAGGIYSRLHQVQYSHS; this is encoded by the coding sequence ATGATTCGTCGTTTTTTTTCGTATTATCGTCCCTATAAAAAACTGTTTTTAATTGATTTTGGATGCGCTGTACTCGCAGGGCTTCTGGAGTTGGCTTTCCCCCTTGCCGTAAGCAAATTCATTAATGAATTGTTGCCAGGTCAGGATTGGCCTCTTATTATGCTTGCCTGCGTTGTGCTGTTATCCATCTATGCACTTAATACCGTATTGAACTATGTCGTTACATATTGGGGACATATGCTTGGCATTAATATTGAGACCAACATGCGTGAGAAGATGTTCGCTCACTTGCAGAAGTTGTCCTTCCGTTTCTTTGATAATCGTAAAACAGGCCACTTAATTGGTCATCTGACGAATGATCTGAATGATATCGGTGAGGTGGCTCACCATGGACCGGAAGATGTGTTCATCGCAGTGATGACGTTAATCGGATCGTTCTGGCTGATGGCTAACATTAATCTGGAGCTTGCGCTGCTTACCTTTATCATTATCCCGATTATGGCTTGGGTCATTATCGTATTTGGCGGGCGGATGACGAAAACGTATCGGCGACTTTTCGGAGACGTCGGCAATTTCAATGCACGCATTGAAGATAACGTTGGTGGCATGCGTGTTGTGCAATCGTTCGCCAACGAAGAACATGAGAAAGAGCTTTTTGCGGTGGATAATCAGAATTTCCGTAAAACCAAACTGCTTGCCTACAAAACGATGGCGAAAAGTATCTCGGTCAGTTATATGATGATGCGACTGGTTACGGTGTTTGTCATGATCAGCGGGGCTTGGTTTTATATCGATGGCAGAATCAATATGGGTGACTTTATGGCCTTCCTGCTTTTATCCAATATCTTCTTCCGCCCGATTGAGAAAATCAATGCTGTCATTGAAAGTTATCCAAAGGGCATCGCTGGTTTCAAACGGTATCTGGAGATTATTGATACAGAACCTGAAATTGCGGATAGCAAAAACGCCGTTGAATTCGAAAGTGTGAAGGGTGATATTCGCTTTGAGAACGTCTCGTTCGGATATGAATCCAGTCGGCGTATTCTGAGTGATATCAGTCTGTCCGTTCGACCAGGCGAAACGGTGGCTTTTGTTGGGCCTTCGGGTGCAGGCAAGACGACCATCTGCAGCTTGCTGCCAAGATTCTATGAGGTAGAAGAGGGACGCATCACTGTAGATGGTGTGGACATTCGGGACGTTAAGCTTCAATCGTTGCGCAAGCATATCGGAATTGTTCAACAGGATGTATTTTTGTTCTCGGGTACGATTAAGGAGAATATTGCTTATGGTGACCTGCGTGCAACGGATGAACAGATCTGGGATGCCGCCCGTCGAGCCTCGTTGGAGGAATTAATTCTTACGTTGCCAGACGGTATGGATACGGTCATTGGAGAGCGTGGAGTGAAGCTGTCCGGAGGACAAAAGCAACGGTTATCCATTGCTCGTATGTTCTTGAAAAATCCACCGATTCTTATTCTGGACGAGGCAACCTCTGCTCTGGACACGGAAACGGAAGCACTTATCCAGCAATCACTTGCAGAATTGTCGGTGGGTAGAACGACACTTGTGATTGCGCACAGATTGACGACGATCAAGAATGCGGATCGAATTATTGTAGTGAACACAGATGGCATCGCTGAGCAGGGTAACCATGAGGAATTGGTCGCCGCTGGAGGCATATATAGCCGTCTTCATCAGGTGCAATATAGTCACTCTTAA
- a CDS encoding MarR family winged helix-turn-helix transcriptional regulator, which yields MRRFNRFYTNILGVLDKHILGTGYSFAEVRVIIEIGIRGESIANNLVDTLTIDRSYMSRIVNKLSKEGLLVKVDSAADSRVSLIRLTAKGEELYAQLNDRSDQQILKLMQELNEEEIQEVYTSMMNIQEKLNKKAGETTR from the coding sequence ATGCGACGTTTTAACCGTTTTTATACCAACATACTCGGTGTACTCGATAAGCATATTCTCGGAACAGGGTATTCGTTTGCAGAGGTACGGGTCATTATTGAGATTGGAATTCGGGGAGAGAGCATTGCGAACAATTTGGTGGATACACTGACAATTGATCGCAGTTATATGAGCCGAATCGTAAACAAGCTGTCCAAGGAAGGACTGCTGGTGAAAGTGGATTCTGCTGCCGACAGCCGGGTCAGTCTGATTCGTCTGACAGCCAAGGGTGAGGAATTGTATGCCCAATTAAATGATCGATCCGACCAACAGATCCTGAAATTAATGCAAGAATTGAATGAAGAAGAGATTCAAGAGGTATACACCTCCATGATGAACATACAAGAGAAGTTGAACAAGAAGGCAGGAGAGACAACACGATGA
- a CDS encoding low specificity L-threonine aldolase, which produces MIRFECDYNEGAHERILQKLMETNMEQTSGYGTDEHCERARMLIRLACDNEQADVHFLVGGTQTNTTVIASILRPFQGVIAATSGHIAVHETGAIEATGHKVLTVPSEDGKITPEQVRAVYDAHMNESSPEHCVQPGMVYISQPTENGTMYSKAELQALHTVSRACGLPFFVDGARLGYALASRDCDMTLADLARLCDVFYIGGTKIGALMGEAVVILNDALKPDFRYMIKQKGGLLAKGRLLGIQFETLFEDGLYLDISRHAVDMALRIHDSLEQQGVRFLYDSPTNQQFPILPNLLLEKLRSGYTFSFWEKVDDTHSAVRFCTSWATRQENVDALTRDIAQLLHEEIYVPERVEALV; this is translated from the coding sequence ATGATACGATTTGAATGTGATTATAATGAAGGTGCGCATGAACGCATTTTACAAAAACTGATGGAAACCAACATGGAACAGACGAGCGGGTATGGTACGGATGAACACTGCGAACGGGCGAGAATGCTTATTCGTCTGGCCTGTGACAATGAGCAGGCTGATGTTCATTTCTTGGTTGGTGGTACACAGACGAATACAACGGTGATTGCCTCTATTTTGCGTCCATTTCAAGGTGTGATTGCTGCGACATCGGGACACATTGCGGTTCATGAGACGGGAGCTATTGAAGCTACGGGGCATAAGGTGCTCACGGTTCCAAGCGAGGACGGAAAGATCACGCCAGAGCAGGTTAGGGCAGTCTACGATGCGCACATGAACGAGTCGTCACCGGAACATTGTGTACAGCCAGGCATGGTCTACATATCTCAGCCAACAGAGAACGGAACGATGTACAGTAAGGCAGAACTGCAAGCATTGCATACAGTCAGCAGAGCATGTGGTCTTCCATTTTTCGTGGATGGAGCACGTCTTGGATATGCACTTGCCTCCCGAGATTGCGATATGACACTTGCTGATCTTGCACGCTTGTGCGATGTATTTTACATCGGCGGAACCAAGATTGGGGCATTGATGGGAGAAGCGGTTGTTATCCTGAATGATGCACTCAAACCTGATTTTCGTTATATGATCAAACAAAAAGGTGGTCTGCTTGCCAAAGGAAGACTGCTCGGAATTCAATTCGAAACCTTGTTCGAAGACGGTCTGTATCTTGATATTTCCCGTCATGCCGTGGATATGGCCTTGAGAATTCATGATTCACTCGAACAGCAGGGAGTACGCTTCCTATACGACTCACCAACCAACCAGCAGTTTCCGATTCTGCCTAATCTGTTGCTTGAGAAATTACGCAGTGGTTATACGTTCTCCTTCTGGGAAAAGGTTGACGATACACACAGTGCGGTGCGATTCTGTACCAGCTGGGCGACTCGGCAGGAGAATGTGGATGCACTGACTCGTGATATCGCTCAATTATTGCACGAAGAGATCTACGTGCCTGAACGGGTCGAAGCATTGGTTTAA